A window of Pirellula sp. SH-Sr6A contains these coding sequences:
- a CDS encoding flavin reductase family protein, whose amino-acid sequence MFFDFQSIQAGQRYKLMTGLIVPRPIAWVTTLHDNGKVNVAPFSFFNAIGTDPGLIVLGISNHPDRPKDTAANIERTGEFVVNLVPKQFAQAMSDSATDYPPNISEVDELGLTTLPSTFVLPPRLAGVPAAFECKLERSLMIGENRVIFGLVMGAFVEDHKIRDAERGIVDTEALQLVGRMGGLGGYTYTDSTFQLERKKFQPS is encoded by the coding sequence ATGTTTTTTGATTTTCAATCGATCCAGGCCGGTCAGCGATACAAATTGATGACAGGGCTTATCGTTCCACGGCCGATCGCTTGGGTGACCACGCTGCACGACAATGGCAAAGTCAATGTCGCGCCTTTTAGCTTCTTCAACGCAATCGGTACGGACCCTGGTTTGATTGTCCTTGGAATTAGCAATCATCCCGATCGGCCAAAGGATACGGCTGCGAACATTGAACGCACCGGTGAGTTCGTTGTGAATTTGGTGCCTAAACAATTCGCGCAGGCGATGAGCGATTCCGCCACAGATTATCCACCGAATATCTCCGAAGTGGACGAACTCGGTTTGACCACACTTCCGTCGACCTTTGTTCTACCTCCTCGTTTGGCCGGTGTTCCGGCCGCATTCGAATGCAAACTGGAACGAAGCTTGATGATCGGTGAGAATCGCGTGATCTTCGGATTGGTCATGGGCGCTTTTGTCGAAGACCACAAAATTCGGGATGCTGAGCGAGGTATTGTCGATACCGAAGCATTGCAACTGGTTGGACGCATGGGAGGGTTAGGCGGCTACACCTATACCGATAGCACATTCCAATTGGAACGGAAAAAATTCCAACCCTCCTAG
- a CDS encoding DUF1501 domain-containing protein, with amino-acid sequence MRTRREIITQSGMGMGILGLASLLGDQTSRAEVPTSGSNPLQSKQPHFAPRAKRVVHFFLNGGPSHVDTFDPKPMLKTYAGKPLPQSYLTERKTGGALPSPFRFSRYGESGLEISELFEKTAEHADDIAVIRSMYAQVPNHEPSLMLMNCGDSIQSRPSFGSWLMYGLGSENENLPGFVAMCPGGYPIKDTANWQSGFLPGAFQGTFIDPQHREIDRLIESIRSPHATEQVQRHQLDMLRKLNTRHALDRDDPRLEARIQSFELAFRMQTEAADVLDLSKEPKEVLEAYGDTVHGRQTLIARRMLEQGVRYVQLWHGAGQPWDHHGDIEKNLRKNAAEIDQPIAAFLRDLKQRDMLKDTLVLWGGEFGRTPVSEGGNGRDHNHYGFSVWMAGGGIRGGTTYGATDDFGFKAVEKPTSVHDLHATMLHLLGFDHEKLTYRYAGRDFRLTDVHGHVIRDILS; translated from the coding sequence ATGCGAACACGACGCGAAATTATTACTCAGTCCGGCATGGGAATGGGAATCCTGGGGTTGGCGAGTTTGCTTGGAGACCAGACCTCACGAGCTGAGGTCCCGACTTCAGGATCCAATCCGCTACAGTCCAAACAGCCCCATTTTGCGCCCAGGGCGAAGCGTGTCGTCCATTTCTTTCTCAACGGAGGGCCATCGCATGTCGACACCTTCGACCCCAAGCCGATGTTGAAGACTTATGCGGGCAAACCATTGCCGCAATCCTATTTAACGGAGAGGAAGACAGGCGGTGCACTGCCCTCCCCCTTTCGCTTTTCCCGATACGGAGAGAGTGGGCTCGAGATTAGCGAATTGTTTGAGAAGACGGCAGAGCACGCCGACGATATCGCCGTCATTCGATCGATGTATGCGCAGGTTCCAAACCACGAGCCCTCCTTAATGCTGATGAACTGCGGGGATTCGATTCAATCGAGGCCAAGTTTCGGGTCTTGGTTGATGTATGGATTGGGATCCGAGAATGAAAATTTGCCGGGATTCGTCGCGATGTGTCCGGGTGGGTATCCGATCAAGGACACAGCGAACTGGCAATCGGGATTCTTACCTGGCGCATTTCAAGGAACGTTTATCGATCCTCAGCATCGCGAGATCGACCGACTGATCGAGAGCATTCGCAGCCCTCACGCCACCGAGCAAGTGCAACGGCATCAGCTGGATATGCTTCGTAAATTGAACACCCGGCACGCGCTCGATCGCGATGACCCGCGATTGGAGGCTCGAATTCAGTCCTTCGAGCTCGCGTTTCGCATGCAGACGGAGGCTGCGGATGTGCTGGATCTATCCAAGGAGCCGAAGGAGGTTCTGGAGGCGTATGGCGATACGGTTCATGGACGTCAAACGCTTATCGCTCGGCGGATGTTGGAGCAAGGAGTTCGGTATGTTCAGTTGTGGCATGGTGCAGGGCAACCTTGGGATCACCATGGCGACATCGAGAAGAATCTTCGAAAGAATGCGGCGGAGATCGATCAGCCGATCGCAGCCTTCCTTCGCGATTTGAAGCAGCGAGATATGTTGAAAGACACGTTGGTCCTATGGGGCGGCGAGTTCGGTCGAACCCCTGTATCCGAAGGTGGAAATGGTCGAGACCACAACCATTATGGATTCTCCGTTTGGATGGCCGGTGGGGGCATTCGGGGTGGTACGACTTACGGAGCGACCGATGACTTTGGATTCAAAGCGGTAGAGAAGCCGACCAGCGTGCACGATTTGCACGCCACCATGTTGCACCTGCTAGGATTCGATCACGAGAAACTGACCTATCGGTATGCGGGCCGGGACTTCCGATTGACCGATGTCCATGGTCACGTGATTCGGGACATTTTGAGCTAG
- a CDS encoding GTP-binding protein, with protein sequence MTSNPPRFVMIGGFLGAGKTTTIAKLAKHYQSQGKKVGIVTNDQATDLVDTNLLRSQGFDVGEVAGSCFCCNFNALTDTVEQLGAGDRPDVIIAEPVGSCTDLVATVIRPLQQIYEQPFDIAPYGVIVKPSHGLKILKKIKRGGFSPQAEYIFRKQIEEADFVLLNRIDELSADQVSELIQLIEADFANMPSIRISAKTGEGFEGLTEYLELRGEFGKRLMDVDYDVYAEGEAELGWLNAQLSVQSDQPFEIDRLLEDLVNRIQQSLNEEESEVAHLKAIGMQDGQFAVVNLVSSDSRSVLSVPSRHSAKSAELVVNARVATDPERLTRHVQDAIDSICHEKGIRSEMRALQSFKPGRPVPTHRIQT encoded by the coding sequence ATGACTTCCAATCCTCCACGATTCGTTATGATCGGCGGGTTCCTCGGTGCGGGGAAAACAACCACCATCGCGAAACTGGCGAAACACTATCAATCGCAGGGCAAGAAGGTCGGTATTGTCACCAACGATCAAGCGACCGATTTGGTGGATACGAATTTGCTGCGTTCTCAAGGGTTCGATGTCGGCGAAGTTGCTGGCTCTTGCTTCTGCTGCAACTTCAATGCACTCACGGACACGGTCGAACAACTCGGAGCCGGAGACCGTCCCGATGTCATCATCGCGGAGCCCGTAGGTAGCTGCACCGATCTCGTTGCGACCGTTATTCGCCCATTGCAGCAAATCTACGAGCAGCCCTTCGATATCGCCCCCTATGGTGTCATTGTCAAACCAAGCCACGGTCTCAAGATTCTCAAGAAAATCAAACGAGGGGGATTCTCTCCCCAAGCCGAATACATCTTTCGCAAGCAAATCGAAGAGGCGGATTTTGTTCTGCTCAATCGAATCGATGAATTATCCGCTGACCAGGTGTCCGAACTGATCCAGCTGATCGAAGCCGACTTCGCCAACATGCCCTCTATCCGAATCTCAGCGAAAACAGGTGAGGGCTTTGAAGGCCTTACCGAGTATCTTGAACTACGGGGTGAATTTGGAAAACGACTGATGGATGTCGATTACGATGTCTACGCGGAGGGGGAAGCGGAACTGGGATGGCTCAATGCTCAACTCTCCGTGCAGTCCGATCAACCCTTTGAAATCGATCGTTTGCTGGAAGATTTGGTGAATCGAATCCAACAGTCTCTGAACGAGGAGGAGAGCGAAGTTGCCCACTTGAAGGCAATTGGGATGCAAGACGGTCAATTTGCTGTGGTGAATCTGGTAAGCAGCGATTCCCGTTCCGTTCTTTCGGTACCCAGTCGACATTCCGCGAAATCGGCCGAACTGGTCGTCAACGCCCGTGTGGCCACCGATCCAGAACGATTGACCCGACACGTTCAGGACGCTATCGATTCCATATGCCATGAAAAAGGAATCCGCTCTGAGATGCGGGCTCTGCAAAGCTTCAAACCAGGCCGGCCTGTTCCGACACATCGCATTCAGACTTGA
- a CDS encoding PSD1 and planctomycete cytochrome C domain-containing protein has protein sequence MSNDRYRFIRRLISGSVGLILIGALACSSHSQEPNDNRPRGAEEFFETRIRPILVDRCVSCHGVEKQWAELRLDHAQSAMRGGESGPVLVAGKPNDSELYRRIIESDADIRMPPEESGPALTEQQVAWFREWIEQGAAWPESHEMKRASPEELLRTHWAFQSLSKAEPPRELISPTGEPEHKNPIDAFVDAKRRELGLPKSPQADPRTLLRRASYDITGLPPSFAAVESLASHFSTESWEKTIDTLLSDPAFGEHWGRFWLDIARYSDTKGYVYAREERFYVHAPLYRDWVIQAWNQGMRFDRFLELQIAADILPDSEKKDWIALGFLTLGRRFLGVEADIIDDRIDVVSRGMLGLTVGCARCHDHKYDPISTAEYYSLFGIFQNSHEQLVALTDGTEQTDDHSKSLEEKKEAYNVYLRTQKVEAEARIRDRIADYLMAQKSLSDYPDVSFSQLSSKEDLLPAIVHRWENYLHRAARVGDPLFLPWVELNMLDDSQFVAESTLRIAQWKEAPGKVHPALLQSLSNVPVSVNDLANRYEEILLRSWRELHGDAEGNDVPKERTLREEFGEEAWESLVRFLTQSESPCVIPTEHMANMEWLWDNGTVVELWKRQSEVERLLLEDPFKHPHAVVLQDNRSILEPRVFRRGNPATKGADVHRGVPRVLGLESEHPIPSGSGRLALAKAVVDPRNPLTARVWVNRVWKQYFGAGLVTTPSDFGVRATAPSHPELLDYLAREFMAHGWDNRWLHRLILTSDTYQQTSLGPEPISDRNAAQGLDPENRYLWKMNRKRVRFEVLRDSMLVASSRLETARGGKSQDLFAGDGIANKRRTVYSTIDRQYLPTVLSVFDFANPDMHAPDRNETTVPQQALFALNHPFVAAQARGVIAEIQRQHPEGLSAKELAWKLDEIFQRVLQRKPTEDERKGLTDWLSYAEHIGTGADESQQAERMQSWAYGYGQVDAPNQRLLNFTELPYKTVTHRQGGERLPDAKLGWVHITARTIHTGNDLQHSAVRRWTAPGEGSVSIRSIAKHVHEQGDGVRGILLSSRQGILKSQVVAHGEEAFHVENLAVQEGDTIDFIAELHGSLSYEDLDWVPDVEWTPLSASVGASVVRNWNGEDDFPRSLRIPLSPLEQLAQILLVSNEAFFVD, from the coding sequence ATGTCGAACGACCGGTACAGATTTATTCGTCGGCTCATATCAGGATCGGTCGGTTTGATCTTGATCGGTGCATTGGCTTGTTCGTCGCACTCCCAGGAACCGAACGACAATCGACCAAGGGGAGCGGAGGAGTTTTTTGAAACTCGCATTCGCCCCATCTTGGTAGATCGCTGTGTGTCGTGCCATGGTGTCGAGAAGCAGTGGGCAGAACTGCGACTGGATCACGCCCAAAGCGCCATGCGTGGAGGGGAAAGCGGTCCAGTGCTCGTTGCAGGCAAACCGAATGATAGCGAGCTGTATCGGCGGATCATCGAGTCGGATGCGGACATTCGCATGCCGCCCGAGGAGTCTGGACCAGCCTTGACCGAGCAACAGGTCGCATGGTTTCGGGAATGGATTGAGCAGGGAGCGGCGTGGCCCGAATCCCACGAAATGAAGCGAGCTTCCCCGGAGGAGCTCCTGCGAACTCACTGGGCGTTTCAGTCGTTATCAAAAGCAGAACCTCCGCGAGAGCTGATCTCTCCGACCGGGGAGCCCGAGCACAAGAATCCGATCGATGCGTTTGTCGATGCCAAGCGAAGAGAATTAGGATTACCTAAATCACCCCAGGCCGATCCTCGCACCCTTTTGCGCCGCGCCTCCTATGACATCACAGGTCTGCCTCCCTCGTTCGCTGCGGTGGAGTCACTGGCTAGCCATTTCTCGACGGAGTCCTGGGAGAAGACGATCGATACTCTTCTCTCCGACCCAGCGTTTGGTGAACATTGGGGCAGGTTCTGGCTCGATATCGCTAGGTATTCCGACACCAAAGGATATGTCTATGCACGCGAGGAGCGTTTCTATGTCCATGCTCCTTTGTATCGCGATTGGGTGATCCAGGCGTGGAATCAGGGAATGCGATTCGATCGATTCCTCGAACTGCAGATCGCAGCGGATATTCTACCTGACAGCGAGAAGAAGGACTGGATAGCCCTGGGATTCCTCACACTTGGGAGACGCTTTCTCGGTGTCGAGGCAGACATTATCGATGATCGCATCGACGTCGTGAGTCGAGGGATGTTAGGTCTGACAGTGGGCTGTGCTCGATGCCATGATCACAAGTACGACCCCATTTCCACTGCGGAGTATTACTCTCTTTTCGGCATCTTTCAGAATTCGCACGAACAACTCGTTGCACTAACCGATGGAACGGAGCAAACCGATGATCACTCGAAGAGCCTTGAGGAAAAAAAGGAAGCGTACAACGTCTACCTAAGGACTCAAAAAGTGGAGGCGGAAGCTCGCATTCGGGATCGGATCGCGGATTACTTGATGGCTCAAAAGTCTCTGAGCGACTATCCAGATGTCAGCTTCAGTCAACTGAGCTCCAAAGAAGACTTGCTCCCTGCGATCGTCCATCGATGGGAGAATTATCTTCATCGAGCTGCTCGAGTGGGCGACCCACTGTTCCTTCCTTGGGTCGAACTGAACATGCTCGACGATAGTCAATTCGTGGCGGAGTCGACCCTTCGCATCGCTCAATGGAAAGAGGCCCCAGGCAAGGTGCATCCAGCTTTACTGCAATCGCTCAGCAATGTTCCCGTATCGGTCAATGACCTCGCAAATCGCTATGAAGAAATTCTGCTGAGAAGCTGGCGGGAACTCCATGGGGATGCCGAGGGGAACGATGTGCCCAAGGAAAGAACTTTGCGAGAGGAGTTCGGCGAAGAGGCATGGGAATCTCTAGTCCGCTTCTTGACCCAAAGTGAATCTCCCTGCGTGATCCCCACCGAGCACATGGCGAACATGGAATGGTTGTGGGACAACGGCACCGTCGTGGAACTTTGGAAGAGGCAGAGCGAGGTAGAGCGGTTGCTGCTGGAGGATCCATTTAAGCATCCCCACGCGGTGGTGCTTCAAGACAATCGGTCGATCTTGGAACCGCGTGTATTTCGCCGGGGAAACCCAGCGACCAAAGGCGCCGATGTTCACCGAGGTGTTCCCAGAGTTCTGGGGTTAGAGTCGGAGCATCCTATCCCATCTGGCAGCGGCCGTTTGGCATTGGCCAAGGCGGTGGTAGACCCACGTAATCCCCTTACGGCGCGCGTCTGGGTGAACCGCGTCTGGAAGCAGTATTTTGGTGCAGGATTGGTAACGACTCCAAGCGATTTCGGAGTTCGTGCTACGGCTCCCAGTCACCCCGAGTTGCTGGATTATCTCGCGCGCGAATTCATGGCCCACGGATGGGACAACCGTTGGTTGCATCGATTGATACTCACTTCGGATACCTACCAACAAACGAGTCTTGGTCCCGAACCGATTTCGGATCGGAATGCAGCGCAAGGGCTCGATCCCGAGAATCGCTATTTGTGGAAGATGAACCGCAAGCGTGTCAGGTTTGAGGTGCTGCGAGATAGCATGCTAGTTGCCAGCAGCAGACTGGAAACGGCGCGAGGGGGAAAGTCACAAGATCTTTTCGCCGGAGATGGAATTGCCAATAAAAGACGGACCGTTTACAGCACGATCGATCGACAATATCTACCCACGGTTCTGAGCGTTTTTGATTTTGCGAATCCAGATATGCATGCTCCCGATCGCAACGAAACGACGGTTCCGCAACAGGCATTGTTCGCTCTCAATCACCCCTTTGTCGCCGCGCAAGCTCGCGGGGTTATCGCTGAAATCCAGCGCCAACATCCCGAAGGCCTTTCAGCGAAGGAACTCGCATGGAAACTGGATGAAATATTTCAACGAGTTCTGCAACGCAAGCCGACCGAGGACGAGAGAAAGGGGCTGACCGATTGGCTCTCCTACGCGGAACACATCGGAACGGGTGCGGATGAATCGCAGCAAGCAGAGCGAATGCAATCTTGGGCATACGGTTACGGACAAGTCGATGCACCGAACCAAAGACTGCTCAACTTCACAGAGTTACCTTATAAGACAGTTACTCATCGACAAGGTGGAGAGAGGTTGCCGGATGCCAAGCTAGGCTGGGTCCATATCACCGCGAGAACCATTCACACTGGGAACGATTTGCAGCATTCTGCAGTTCGTCGTTGGACAGCGCCGGGAGAAGGAAGTGTTTCGATTCGATCCATTGCGAAGCATGTGCATGAGCAGGGGGATGGGGTGCGCGGGATCCTCTTATCCAGCCGGCAAGGAATCCTTAAATCACAAGTCGTAGCGCACGGGGAAGAGGCATTCCACGTCGAGAATCTTGCGGTTCAAGAAGGGGACACGATTGACTTTATTGCAGAGCTTCATGGGAGCTTGAGCTATGAAGATCTGGATTGGGTACCCGATGTAGAGTGGACGCCCCTTTCGGCATCAGTGGGTGCATCTGTCGTGCGAAATTGGAATGGCGAGGATGATTTCCCTCGATCGCTGCGGATTCCTTTATCGCCACTGGAGCAATTGGCTCAGATATTATTGGTGTCAAACGAAGCCTTTTTTGTGGATTGA
- a CDS encoding aldehyde dehydrogenase family protein: MATMTESIRHPKVQHSECFIDGKWRPAISGKTFTTLNPATEEVICEVAEGDWADVDAAVKAARHALESGPWSRMDARDRGRCLYRLADLIESQIDELAALETLDNGKPIRESRNADLPLVIDCLRYYAGYADKIHGSTIPVRGNYFTYTRREPVGVAGQIIPWNFPMLMVAWKWGPALAAGCTIVMKPAEQTPLSCLRMAQLAKEAGIPDGVINVVPGFGPTAGASVVRHPGVDKIAFTGEHRTAQIIMRDAAETLKRLTFELGGKSPNVVLPDADLDRAARGAYIGLFLNQGQCCCAGSRVFVHKDVHTEFVGRVQELAKNRRVGDPFAPETEQGPQIDQAQFDKIMSYIEKGTQEGAECIAGGARAHDRGYFVQPTVFDRVTDDMAIAKEEIFGPVMSVLTFDDWDDLIRRANQTFYGLAAAVWTRDIAKAHDFARKVRAGTVWVNCYDVFDAAAPFGGFKMSGQGRELGEEGLKAYTESKTVTVSLDS, translated from the coding sequence ATGGCCACCATGACGGAATCGATTCGCCATCCCAAAGTCCAGCACAGTGAATGTTTCATCGACGGGAAATGGCGACCCGCGATTTCCGGCAAAACCTTCACCACGTTGAATCCTGCAACGGAGGAAGTGATTTGCGAGGTAGCAGAGGGGGATTGGGCCGACGTCGATGCGGCTGTAAAGGCTGCCCGTCACGCGCTGGAAAGCGGGCCTTGGAGCCGCATGGATGCCCGCGATCGCGGGCGATGTCTTTACCGGCTCGCGGACTTGATCGAAAGCCAGATCGACGAGCTTGCTGCATTGGAAACGCTCGACAATGGCAAACCGATTCGCGAATCGCGCAATGCGGACTTGCCCCTCGTCATCGATTGCTTGCGATATTACGCGGGCTACGCAGACAAGATACATGGCTCGACGATACCGGTCCGCGGGAACTACTTCACCTACACCCGTCGCGAACCGGTTGGGGTAGCCGGACAGATCATTCCATGGAATTTCCCCATGCTCATGGTCGCTTGGAAGTGGGGGCCTGCTCTCGCCGCTGGCTGCACGATCGTGATGAAGCCCGCTGAGCAAACACCCTTAAGCTGTTTGCGAATGGCTCAGCTCGCTAAGGAAGCGGGAATCCCCGATGGGGTCATCAATGTCGTTCCTGGGTTTGGACCTACGGCGGGAGCGTCGGTTGTTCGTCACCCCGGCGTCGACAAAATCGCCTTCACTGGCGAACACCGCACGGCTCAGATCATCATGCGAGACGCTGCCGAAACACTGAAGCGGCTGACGTTCGAATTGGGAGGAAAGAGTCCCAACGTGGTCCTTCCCGATGCCGATCTCGATCGCGCTGCCCGAGGGGCCTATATCGGGTTGTTTCTCAATCAAGGCCAGTGTTGCTGCGCGGGTTCTCGCGTCTTCGTCCACAAAGACGTTCACACTGAATTTGTCGGCCGCGTCCAAGAGCTTGCCAAAAATCGCCGTGTTGGTGATCCTTTTGCGCCCGAGACCGAGCAGGGACCTCAGATCGATCAGGCTCAGTTCGACAAGATCATGAGCTACATCGAGAAGGGAACCCAAGAAGGAGCGGAATGTATCGCCGGGGGCGCTCGAGCGCATGATCGAGGATACTTTGTGCAACCCACCGTCTTTGATCGCGTGACCGACGACATGGCTATTGCGAAGGAAGAGATCTTCGGACCGGTAATGTCCGTGCTGACGTTCGACGATTGGGACGACTTGATTCGTCGCGCGAACCAAACTTTCTATGGACTAGCAGCGGCAGTGTGGACCCGGGATATCGCGAAGGCTCATGACTTTGCGCGAAAAGTACGGGCAGGTACTGTGTGGGTGAATTGCTACGACGTCTTCGACGCAGCCGCGCCCTTCGGTGGCTTCAAGATGAGCGGACAAGGTCGCGAACTAGGCGAAGAAGGCTTGAAGGCCTACACCGAATCCAAGACCGTCACCGTTAGCCTCGATAGCTAG
- a CDS encoding sulfatase, protein MFDRIMFAHTIWTVGLIRSSVLFCWMAATSTGPITQAQAQDASDGKMRPNIVFMLIDDMGVMDTSVPFLTDREGRPVKHPLNRYYRTPCMERMAEQGIRFNQFCAMSVCSPTRVSILTGQNAARHRTTNWIQWKNNNGGPRAPKDWNWLGLGATDISLPRILQSHGYRTIHVGKGHLAPRSGSGSNPLQLGFDINVGGESIGQPASYYGAKDFSGEGNRADTSVPGLEAYHGQDIFLTEALTLEANRHVAESVAASKPFFLYFAHYAVHAPFQSDARFAEHYRESGQPAPAQAFATLVEGVDRSLGMVMQKLESLGVAENTLVIFLGDNGTDAPLGGPHEVACAAPLRGKKGSHYEGGMRVPFIASWGRPNANEPAQKKLPIRAGVIQSQIASVADLFPTILELVGARIPEEHVVDGQSLSVLFSGKRDTNRRESFLMHYPHAPHRSDYWSSLREGPWKVVYHYFPTEVSGGSHYQLFHLDNDPYEQKDLSRSQPEELKRLTAKLAEELARHHALFPTDEKGKDLAVLVPE, encoded by the coding sequence ATGTTCGATCGCATAATGTTCGCCCACACGATTTGGACCGTTGGTCTGATAAGAAGCTCGGTACTCTTTTGCTGGATGGCCGCGACGTCGACAGGGCCAATCACGCAAGCCCAGGCGCAGGACGCATCCGATGGCAAGATGCGCCCGAATATCGTTTTCATGCTGATCGATGATATGGGAGTCATGGATACGTCCGTTCCGTTCTTGACCGATCGGGAAGGTCGACCGGTCAAACATCCGCTCAATAGGTATTACCGGACTCCATGCATGGAGCGAATGGCTGAGCAGGGAATCCGATTCAATCAATTTTGTGCAATGAGCGTTTGCTCTCCGACCCGGGTATCCATCCTAACGGGGCAGAACGCAGCGAGACATCGCACCACGAATTGGATCCAGTGGAAGAACAACAATGGAGGGCCTCGAGCTCCCAAGGATTGGAACTGGCTTGGACTAGGAGCGACCGATATTTCTCTGCCACGCATCTTGCAAAGCCATGGTTATCGCACGATCCATGTTGGCAAAGGGCACTTGGCACCTCGAAGTGGGTCCGGTTCGAATCCTCTTCAATTGGGATTCGATATCAACGTCGGTGGAGAATCGATCGGTCAGCCCGCTAGCTACTACGGTGCAAAGGACTTCTCGGGAGAAGGGAATCGAGCGGATACGTCCGTCCCAGGATTGGAGGCTTATCACGGCCAAGACATTTTCTTGACGGAAGCCTTGACGCTGGAGGCCAATCGCCATGTTGCGGAATCCGTTGCTGCGAGCAAACCATTCTTTCTTTATTTTGCACACTACGCTGTCCACGCTCCATTTCAGTCCGATGCCCGATTCGCCGAACATTACCGCGAAAGTGGTCAACCAGCTCCGGCGCAAGCCTTTGCAACGCTTGTCGAGGGAGTCGATCGCTCGTTAGGAATGGTGATGCAGAAACTCGAGTCGCTGGGCGTGGCGGAGAACACGCTGGTTATTTTCCTCGGTGACAATGGGACCGACGCACCGTTGGGCGGACCCCATGAAGTAGCCTGTGCGGCTCCTTTGCGAGGAAAGAAAGGGTCGCATTACGAAGGGGGGATGCGAGTGCCATTTATTGCATCGTGGGGCAGACCGAACGCTAACGAACCTGCCCAGAAAAAGCTCCCGATCCGAGCTGGGGTGATTCAATCGCAGATTGCATCGGTGGCCGATCTCTTCCCCACGATCCTTGAGTTGGTCGGCGCCCGTATTCCCGAGGAACATGTCGTGGACGGGCAATCCCTCTCTGTGCTCTTCTCAGGGAAGCGGGATACGAATCGGCGCGAGTCCTTCTTGATGCACTATCCGCACGCACCGCATCGCAGCGACTATTGGTCCAGCTTGCGAGAAGGTCCTTGGAAGGTCGTGTACCATTACTTCCCTACCGAAGTGTCAGGTGGGTCCCATTACCAACTTTTTCACTTGGATAACGACCCCTATGAGCAGAAGGATTTATCGCGATCCCAACCGGAGGAGTTGAAGCGGTTGACTGCGAAGCTGGCAGAAGAGCTGGCGCGTCATCATGCACTTTTTCCGACCGACGAAAAAGGAAAAGATCTGGCGGTTCTTGTGCCGGAATGA